A genomic segment from Halomonas sp. GD1P12 encodes:
- a CDS encoding F0F1 ATP synthase subunit B: protein MNINMTLIGQTIAFAIFVWFCIKYVWPPISNALHERQKKIADGLDAASRATRDLELAQERSEQTLKESKEQASAIIEQANKRSAQMIEEAREQARVEGERIIASARSEIEQEVNRAKSELLAQVSHLAIIGAERILQESVDENAHRKLLDELAAEL, encoded by the coding sequence GTGAATATCAACATGACGCTTATCGGGCAGACGATCGCCTTCGCGATCTTTGTCTGGTTTTGCATAAAGTACGTGTGGCCTCCGATCAGCAACGCGCTTCACGAGCGCCAGAAGAAAATTGCTGATGGTTTGGACGCAGCCAGCCGTGCAACGCGCGATCTCGAACTTGCCCAGGAGCGCTCCGAGCAGACGCTCAAGGAGAGCAAGGAGCAGGCATCCGCTATCATCGAGCAGGCCAACAAGCGCTCTGCCCAGATGATCGAAGAGGCGCGGGAGCAGGCGCGAGTTGAAGGCGAGCGCATCATTGCAAGCGCCCGCTCTGAAATCGAGCAAGAGGTCAATCGCGCGAAAAGCGAGCTTCTTGCTCAGGTGTCTCACCTCGCGATCATCGGCGCTGAGCGTATTTTGCAAGAGTCGGTCGACGAGAACGCACATCGCAAGTTGCTTGATGAGCTTGCCGCCGAACTGTAA
- the atpE gene encoding F0F1 ATP synthase subunit C translates to MEMIYIAASIMIGLGALGTGIGFAILGGKLIESTARQPELGDQLQTKTFLMAGLLDAVPMIGVGIAMYLIFVVAG, encoded by the coding sequence ATGGAAATGATCTACATTGCTGCTTCCATCATGATCGGTCTGGGTGCACTCGGCACCGGTATCGGCTTTGCGATCCTCGGCGGTAAGCTGATCGAGTCCACTGCTCGCCAGCCGGAGCTTGGCGACCAGCTGCAAACCAAAACCTTCCTGATGGCGGGTCTGCTGGATGCGGTACCGATGATCGGTGTTGGTATCGCGATGTACCTGATCTTCGTTGTTGCCGGTTAA